Proteins encoded in a region of the Mucilaginibacter sabulilitoris genome:
- a CDS encoding DUF4134 family protein, protein MKACLLIFCCCLLALSASAQPGISEMQQAQQNLQSTFFSAMDCSLVLAAVFGIIGAVRIYHNWQMGHPRIDEQVAAWFFAAFFMVLAGAFLRGVFGL, encoded by the coding sequence ATGAAAGCATGCTTATTGATTTTTTGCTGTTGCCTGCTGGCATTGAGTGCAAGCGCCCAACCTGGCATTTCGGAAATGCAGCAGGCTCAGCAAAATTTACAGTCGACCTTCTTTTCCGCGATGGACTGTTCACTGGTGCTGGCAGCCGTGTTCGGCATTATCGGTGCGGTCCGCATTTACCATAACTGGCAGATGGGGCACCCACGCATCGACGAGCAGGTAGCTGCCTGGTTCTTTGCCGCCTTTTTTATGGTACTGGCAGGTGCCTTCCTGCGCGGCGTGTTTGGCTTGTAA